The Pseudomonas moraviensis genome contains the following window.
GATTCGTCGAGGCTGACCAGCATCGGCCAGTGATGAATATCCACGCCTTCAGGACCGGCAAAGATAAACGCAGCGCGACGTTTCGGTTGCAGACCCAGCGGCTGCGCACCTGCCAGGGCACCGATTCTGTCGGCCCAGGCACCGGCGGCGTTGATCAGCACCGGTGCGCTGAACGTCTCGCCGTTGGTTTGCACGATCCACAGGCCATCGGCATCGCGATCCAGGCCAAGCACTTCGCAATCGGTGTGGACTTCGCCGTGGTTGCGCCGGATGCCGCGCAGGTAGCCCTGATGCAGCGCGTCGGTGTCGATGTCGCACGCCGAAGGATCGTAGATCGCACCGTGGACTTTATCCCGGCGCAGGATCGGCAGGCGTGCGCAGGCTTCGTCGGCGCTGAGCAGCTGCATCTGCGGCACGGTGGCTTTGGCGCTGAGGTATTGGTTGTTCAGTTCGGCAGGGTCGCCGATGAAGTCGACGGTCATTTCGCCGCGTGGGGTCAGTAGCGGATGCTCGCAGAAGCCGCTGGGAGGATTGTCGAAGAACGCGCGGCTGGCCTGAGTGAGTGCGCGTACCTGAGCGGTGCCGTAGGCGGCGGTGTACAGCGCGGCGGAACGACCGGTGGAGTGATAGCCGGGATGGGTTTCACGTTCGAGCACGATCACTTTGCCGTGCGGCGCCAGCCAGAACCCGGTGGAAGCGCCGGCAATCCCGCCGCCGATGATGATGAAATCTGCGTGGTTCATGAAACTCTCCGGTGTGTACGCGATATCCAGAAATGACGTCGCCCCCTGTAGGAGTGAGCCTGCTCGCGATAGCGGTCGATCAGCCGACATCAATATCGAATGTCAGACCGCTATCGCGAGCAGGCTCACTCCTACAAGGGATTTGTGGTGAGGTGATAAACCGCATTGGCCAAGGCAATGTCTTCCAGGCCCAGACCGATCGAACGGAAAAACACATGCCGCTGGTAATCAGGGCGCGGGACTTTGTCGCTGAGCAAATCCGCCAGATCGCCCACAATCGATTCCTTGTGCCATC
Protein-coding sequences here:
- a CDS encoding NAD(P)/FAD-dependent oxidoreductase, whose protein sequence is MNHADFIIIGGGIAGASTGFWLAPHGKVIVLERETHPGYHSTGRSAALYTAAYGTAQVRALTQASRAFFDNPPSGFCEHPLLTPRGEMTVDFIGDPAELNNQYLSAKATVPQMQLLSADEACARLPILRRDKVHGAIYDPSACDIDTDALHQGYLRGIRRNHGEVHTDCEVLGLDRDADGLWIVQTNGETFSAPVLINAAGAWADRIGALAGAQPLGLQPKRRAAFIFAGPEGVDIHHWPMLVSLDESFYMKPDAGMFLGSPANADPVEPHDVQPEELDIAMGIYQIEEATTLTIRRPTRTWAGLRSFVADGDLLSGFDPKVPRLFWVAAQGGYGIQTSPAMGQASAALVRGEPFPEQLQQFGLDSAMLSPARLG